A portion of the Gigantopelta aegis isolate Gae_Host chromosome 10, Gae_host_genome, whole genome shotgun sequence genome contains these proteins:
- the LOC121383701 gene encoding putative uncharacterized protein DDB_G0289263, with the protein METIYIRVLLILIVKSSSTLGRPSDRASRTSRQRSNPAYQEHEEPLPHRSPQRRRIDPLSLFSDEDLNFIFTPQQHHLPDLSDDSSESDTGTVSRALHNTILRSFRNDGTATNANSDTVEGETRGSANERKVAPHKVKILVSKTAVPAEDTPLDEYQLNAHSRKQARHPFKTKDLEQDTNETHQVQETRENRHPSGKTNVYRGTLHANNRRNDNRFTNNRFNRNRFIIGARAAAAVDYNRPQGKDDTEGFSDNLRNQNTRNIDYSRPFTASNEYQAQSGNTIPQSGNTIPQAGDSFNAEDLKYPDEYLDQSSPDNKGQPPQGSSASHSQLKPHNSPMDSNNVEQSKLDRNNIDHSQLNSNNLKNSELNRNFLKHSQLNPNNLDHSYLDPNNLRHSQLDANNIDDSHLDPNKLGHSYLNSNNLEHSKLDPNNLKHSRLDPNNLGHSQVDPNNLDDSYLNPNNLEKSEPGKNNLDKSRLVSKTSDHSQPGTNNFDYSQLDPNNLDNSYLNPNNLDHSYLNPNNLEKSESGKNNLDKSRLVSKPSDHSQPGTNNLDYSQLDSNNLDNSYLNPNNLDHSYLNPNNLEKSESGKNNLDKSRLVSKTSDHSQPGTNNLDYSQLDPNNLDNSYLNPNNLDHSYLNPNNLEKSESGKNNLDKSRLVSKTSDHSQPGTNNLNYSQLDPNNLDNSYLNPNSLDHSYLNPNNLEKSESGKNNLDKSRLVSKTSDHSQPGTNNLDYSQLDPNNLDNSYLNPNSLDHSYLNPNNLNYSQLGPNDVDLSRLGQYTQGNSQIKSESQQPRKDRQKHQSEQEEHQSEQVPRHSPTAKHPMDPGINQQKDLFQLS; encoded by the exons atggaaacaatatatatacggGTACTTCTCATTCTTATTGTCAAGTCATCTTCAACACTGGGCAGACCATCTGACAGAGCCTCCAGAACGTCCCGACAAAGATCCAACCCAGCTTACCAAGAACACGAGGAACCACTGCCACACCGGTCACCACAGCGGAGACGTATAGATCCTCTGTCGTTATTTAGCGACGAGGATCTAAATTTCATATTTACACCACAACAGCACCATCTTCCTGACTTGTCCGATGACAGTTCGGAGTCAGACACGGGTACAGTGAGCAGAGCTCTACACAATACCATTTTACGATCGTTCCGAAATGACGGCACAGCCACCAACGCTAACAGCGACACCGTAGAAGGGGAAACACGCGGTTCGGCAAATGAGAGAAAAGTCGCACCACATAAGGTTAAAATACTCGTGAGTAAAACGGCTGTACCTGCTGAAGACACTCCTCTAGATGAATATCAGCTCAATGCACATTCCCGCAAGCAGGCTAGGCATCCATTCAAAACTAAGGACTTGGAACAAGATACAAACGAAACGCACCAGGTTCAAGAAACTCGTGAAAATCGACATCCTAGTGGAAAAACGAACGTATATAGAGGAACCTTACACGCGAACAATCGGCGAAATGATAACAGATTTACCAACAATCGATTTAACCGAAATCGGTTTATCATCGGAGCTCGTGCAGCTGCTGCTGTGGACTATAATCGTCCTCAGGGTAAAGACGATACAGAAGGTTTTTCTGATAACTTGCGAAACCAAAATACACGAAATATTGATTATAGTCGTCCTTTTACTGCAAGTAATGAATATCAGGCTCAATCAGGCAACACCATTCCTCAATCAGGCAACACCATTCCTCAAGCAGGCGATTCTTTTAATGCAGAAGATTTGAAGTATCCAGATGAATATCTAGACCAGAGTTCACCTGATAATAAAGGCCAACCACCACAGGGATCCTCCGCAAGCCACTCTCAATTGAAGCCCCATAACTCTCCTATGGATTCAAACAATGTAGAACAATCCAAACTGGATCGAAATAATATAGACCACTCCCAACTGAATTCAAATAACTTAAAGAACTCAGAGCTGAATCGAAATTTCTTAAAGCACTCCCAATTGAATCCAAACAATTTAGACCACTCTTATTTGGATCCAAACAATTTAAGACATTCTCAGCTGGATGCAAATAATATAGACGATTCTCATTTGGATCCAAACAAATTAGGACACTCATATTTGAATTCAAATAATTTAGAGCACTCAAAACTGGAtcctaataatttaaaacactcTCGTTTGGATCCAAACAATTTGGGTCACTCTCAAGTTGATCCAAATAATTTAGATGACTCTTATCTGAATCCAAACAATTTAGAAAAGTCTGAACCCGGTAAAAACAACTTAGACAAGTCTCGCTTGGTTTCAAAGACGTCAGACCATTCTCAACCGGGAACAAATAATTTTGACTACTCTCAACTTGATCCAAATAATTTAGATAACTCTTATCTGAATCCAAACAATTTGGACCATTCTTATCTGAATCCAAATAATTTAGAAAAGTCTGAATCAGGTAAAAACAACTTGGACAAGTCTCGCTTGGTTTCAAAGCCTTCAGACCATTCTCAACCGGGAACAAATAATTTGGACTACTCTCAACTTGATTCAAATAATTTAGATAACTCTTATCTGAATCCAAACAATTTGGACCATTCTTATCTGAATCCAAACAATTTGGAAAAGTCTGAATCAGGTAAAAACAACTTAGACAAGTCTCGCTTGGTTTCAAAGACGTCAGACCATTCTCAACCGGGAACAAATAATTTAGACTACTCTCAACTTGATCCAAATAATTTAGATAACTCTTATCTGAATCCAAACAATTTGGACCATTCTTATCTGAATCCAAACAATTTGGAAAAGTCTGAATCAGGTAAAAACAACTTAGACAAGTCTCGCTTGGTTTCAAAGACGTCAGACCATTCTCAACCGGGAACAAATAATTTGAACTACTCTCAACTTGATCCAAATAATTTAGATAACTCTTATCTGAATCCTAACAGCTTAGACCATTCTTATCTGAATCCAAACAATTTGGAAAAGTCTGAATCAGGTAAAAACAACTTAGACAAGTCTCGCTTGGTTTCAAAGACGTCAGACCATTCTCAACCGGGAACAAATAATTTGGACTACTCTCAACTTGATCCAAATAATTTAGATAACTCTTATCTGAATCCTAACAGCTTAGACCATTCTTATCTGAATCCAAATAATTTAAACTACTCCCAGTTGGGACCAAATGACGTAGATCTCTCGCGTCTTGGACAATACACTCAAGGCAACTCACAGATTAAATCAGAATCACAGCAGCCACGCAAAGACAGACAGAAGCATCAGTCAGAACAAGAAGAACACCAATCAGAACAAGTACCTCGACATTCCCCAACAGCTAAACATCCAATGGATCCAGGCATAAATCAACAAAAGg ACTTGTTCCAGTTGTCCTGA
- the LOC121382585 gene encoding uncharacterized protein LOC121382585, with the protein MGHTGNVKAVDGKAQFFGTPQSYLSIPFFSGNDLRPRYKLSLVLESGAASGLPVTVVSNARFRPSTFGIYIVQQGIYVVVVPRPDKQNSALRTPVVVGLPLDISGPNRVTVDHDDETKDLWLTVNDKSVHAVVRMPMVSSEPLYIGAGSSPVQPTEPLSGFVSSLSFHKCPRKTNKR; encoded by the exons ATGGGACACACTGGAAACGTTAAAGCTGTAGATGGCAAGGCTCAATTCTTTGGGACTCCTCAGTCATATTTAAGCATTCCATTCTTCTCTGGAAACGACCTTCGACCTCGCTACAAGCTATCTTTGGTGCTGGAGTCTGGTGCAGCATCAGGACTACCTGTCACTGTTGTCAGCAACGCCAGGTTCCGGCCATCCACGTTTGGCATCTATATTGTGCAGCAAGGCATCTATGTGGTCGTTGTGCCAAGGCCTGACAAGCAAAACAGCGCTTTGCGAACACCAGTGGTTGTAGGTCTTCCATTAGATATT AGCGGGCCAAATCGTGTGACTGTGGATCATGATGATGAAACTAAAGACCTGTGGTTGACAGTCAATGACAAATCTGTTCATG cgGTTGTCAGAATGCCAATGGTCTCCAGTGAACCTTTATATATAGGGGCTGGATCGAGTCCTGTACAACCCACGGAACCTCTCAGTGGATTTGTGAGCTCG CTGTCATTTCACAAATGTCCAAGAAAGACAAACAAAAGATGA